In the genome of Magnolia sinica isolate HGM2019 chromosome 2, MsV1, whole genome shotgun sequence, one region contains:
- the LOC131237199 gene encoding alpha-galactosidase 2-like isoform X1, whose translation MPGSLGHEVQDARTFASWGVDYLKYDNCYHDGSRPQYRYARMAYALWKVGRPILYSICEWGEQNPATWASSFGNAWRTTGNIQDKWESITTIADENNKCGRFAGPGRWNDVGTFN comes from the exons ATGCCAGGCTCCCTTGGGCATGAAGTGCAAGATGCGAGAACATTCGCCTCATGG GGTGTCGATTATTTGAAGTATGATAATTGTTACCATGATGGATCAAGGCCTCAATACAG GTATGCAAGGATGGCTTACGCATTATGGAAGGTTGGCCGACCCATTTTGTATTCTATATGTGAATG GGGTGAACAGAATCCAGCAACATGGGCTAGTAGTTTTGGAAATGCATGGAGAACAACAGGCAACATTCAAGACAAGTGGGAGAG TATCACAACAATTGCTGATGAAAACAACAAATGTGGAAGATTTGCAGGTCCAGGAAGATGGAATGATGTAGGTACTTTTAATTAA
- the LOC131237199 gene encoding alpha-galactosidase 2-like isoform X2, whose translation MPGSLGHEVQDARTFASWGVDYLKYDNCYHDGSRPQYRYARMAYALWKVGRPILYSICEWGEQNPATWASSFGNAWRTTGNIQDKWERFPSGLLD comes from the exons ATGCCAGGCTCCCTTGGGCATGAAGTGCAAGATGCGAGAACATTCGCCTCATGG GGTGTCGATTATTTGAAGTATGATAATTGTTACCATGATGGATCAAGGCCTCAATACAG GTATGCAAGGATGGCTTACGCATTATGGAAGGTTGGCCGACCCATTTTGTATTCTATATGTGAATG GGGTGAACAGAATCCAGCAACATGGGCTAGTAGTTTTGGAAATGCATGGAGAACAACAGGCAACATTCAAGACAAGTGGGAGAGGTTTCCATCTGGTCTTTTGGATTGA